A region from the Pelodiscus sinensis isolate JC-2024 chromosome 11, ASM4963464v1, whole genome shotgun sequence genome encodes:
- the LOC142830929 gene encoding protein SPMIP1, translated as MRDLLTTRAQQCWKELIEKEAFSRVSWKVKYGHKFPRLEPCSGSRRKCILPALCPPKAQEEGLTPPRAQEEGESLPRKQEGKSQEPLLMEMRPATPKTKHLLYQGISQEGKGRHLYLQERKQKRPEEKFHYPVLSSWEYGWRLGDVITEIKAPIHARSGIVKDTFYTRNGVFCHPSKTDKLSFSVCCLH; from the exons ATGAGGGATCTACTGACCACAAGGGCCCAGCAATGCTGGAAGGAGCTGATTGAGAAAGAGGCTTTCAGCAGGGTCAGCTGGAAAGTGAAGTATGGGCACAAATTCCCCAGGCTAGAGCCCTGCAGTGGCTCCAGGAGGAAATGTATCCTGcctgctctctgccctcccaAGGCGCAGGAGGAGGGGCTCACCCCCCCTAGGGcccaggaggaaggagagagcctCCCCAGGAAGCAGGAGGGTAAGAGTCAGGAGCCCCTTCTTATGGAAATGAGACCTGCAACTCCCAAGACCAAGCATCTGCTGTACCAGGGCATCTCCCAGGAGGGCAAAGGGAGACATCTGTACCTGCAGGAGAGAAAGCAGAAGAGACCTGAGGAGAAATTCCACTATCCGGTGTTGTCATCCTGGGAGTATGGCTGGCGCTTAG GAGATGTTATTACTGAAATCAAAGCTCCGATTCATGCCAGGTCTGGAATTGTAAAGGATACTTTCTACACCAGAAATGGAGTCTTCTGTCATCCATCAAAAACTGATAAGCTGAGCTTTAGTGTTTGTTGCTTACATTAG